In Mercurialis annua linkage group LG5, ddMerAnnu1.2, whole genome shotgun sequence, a single genomic region encodes these proteins:
- the LOC126682609 gene encoding glutaredoxin-C9-like isoform X2, producing MASSVTLNSEKPASKAMNQQQQQQQLDNPYQIVKHLASSNAVVLFSMSGCCMCTVAKRLLFGLGVGPTIIELDHHSAGPDVQAVLFQIASEGQQPVPAVFIGGKFLGGIETLMACHINGTLVPLLKDAGALWL from the coding sequence ATGGCGAGCAGTGTAACCCTAAACAGCGAGAAACCTGCGTCAAAGGCGATGaaccagcagcagcagcagcagcagctaGACAATCCATATCAGATCGTTAAACACTTAGCTTCGAGCAATGCGGTGGTTTTGTTCAGCATGAGTGGCTGCTGCATGTGCACTGTGGCTAAGCGTCTTCTTTTTGGCCTTGGTGTTGGCCCCACCATTATTGAGCTCGACCACCACTCCGCCGGTCCCGACGTTCAGGCCGTCCTCTTCCAGATTGCCTCCGAAGGACAGCAGCCAGTTCCGGCGGTGTTTATTGGCGGAAAGTTTCTTGGTGGAATTGAGACACTCATGGCTTGTCATATTAATGGCACTTTGGTCCCTCTTCTTAAGGATGCTGGTGCTCTTTGGCTTTAA
- the LOC126683401 gene encoding uncharacterized protein LOC126683401: MSIIAGSYEKFIWGFKLKPVNRNPQSQTLTLLPLFSYPSHLSSITAAAASGPVAASGSTDDTIHLYDISTASSLGSLHDHTASITALSFYTPPSLSFPRNLISSSADGSVCLFDADPFVHLKTVSAHKKGVNDLSVHPSGKVALSVGRDECLGMLNLVRGKRSFYCRLGKEASLVKFDLDGERFFMVSEAKIGVHQSEDAKLISEVECSKRVLCAAPGENGLLFTGGEDRNITAWDTNSGKAAYCIDDAHSARVKGIVVLTRKDGAVEDPYLLASASSDGVIRVWDVRMALKEKPNPLAETNTKSRLTCLAGSSLKSIKRPEMGKNIPKENHDTAMEESQD; this comes from the exons ATGAGTATAATAGCAGGCTCGTACGAGAAATTCATTTGGGGTTTCAAGCTTAAACCCGTAAACCGAAACCCCCAATCCCAAACCCTAACTCTCCTCCCACTCTTCTCCTACCCCTCCCACCTCTCCTCAatcaccgccgccgccgcctcAGGTCCCGTCGCCGCCTCCGGATCAACCGACGACACAATCCACCTCTACGACATCTCAACCGCCTCCTCACTCGGCTCCCTCCATGACCACACCGCCTCAATCACCGCCCTCTCATTCTACACACCGCCGTCGCTCTCCTTCCCCCGCAACCTAATCTCCTCCTCTGCCGACGGGTCCGTTTGCTTGTTCGACGCGGACCCTTTCGTGCACTTGAAAACAGTTTCGGCTCACAAGAAAGGCGTGAATGACTTGTCGGTTCATCCGTCGGGGAAGGTGGCGCTGAGCGTTGGGAGAGATGAGTGTTTGGGGATGTTGAATTTGGTTAGAGGGAAGCGGAGCTTTTATTGTCGGTTAGGGAAGGAAGCTAGCTTGGTGAAGTTTGATTTAGATGGGGAGAGGTTTTTTATGGTTAGTGAGGCGAAAATCGGTGTTCATCAATCTGAAGATGCTAAGTTGATTAGTGAAGTTGAGTGTTCGAAACGGGTTCTTTGCGCTGCTCCTGGAGAg AATGGACTTCTGTTCACTGGCGGTGAGGACCGAAATATTACTGCATGGGACACAAACAGTGGCAAAGCTGCATACTGCATTGATGATGCACATTCCGCCCGTGTAAAAGGCATTGTTGTGCTTACTAGGAAGGACGGTGCTGTCGAAGACCCTTATCTATTGGCATCCGCATCATCTGATGGAGTTATACGTGTTTGGGATGTCCGCATGGCGTTGAAGGAAAAGCCAAACCCATTGGCTGAGACTAACACAAAATCCAGGCTGACTTGTCTTGCTGGATCATCTCTCAAAT CGATTAAACGACCGGAGATGGGAAAGAATATTCCCAAAGAAAATCATGATACAGCAATGGAAGAATCACAAGATTAA
- the LOC126682527 gene encoding endoplasmic reticulum oxidoreductin-1-like, translating into MVGSENEEKKSSKQWKMVIIGAVIALIFAFTTASIASPNINLFGLSNDSCTCPQKYSGMVEDCCCDYETVDRLNKEVLNPSLQELVKTPFFRYFKVKLWCDCPFWPDDGMCRLRDCSVCECPEGEFPESFRKPFRPGLPIDNLQCQEGKPQAAVDRTLDSKAFRGWTEIDNPWTYDDETDNAEMTYVNLQLNPERYTGYTGPSARRIWDATYSENCPKYPSEELCQEERILYKLISGLHSSISIHIAADYLLDESKSLWGPNLTLMYDRVLRYPDRVRNLYFSFLFVLRAVTKAAEYLEQAEYTTGNPTEDLRTHSLIKELLYNPKLQAACPLPFDEAKLWKGQRGPELKQKIQHQFKNISALMDCVGCEKCRLWGKLQILGIGTALKILFSDNGRDNWGQTLELQRNEVIALMNLLNRLSESVKFVHEMGPVAEMSIEQISSPTATNKLWQRVQASVQAFLFKS; encoded by the exons ATGGTGGGATCAGAGAATGAGGAAAAGAAAAGCAGTAAGCAATGGAAAATGGTGATAATTGGTGCTGTTATTGCTTTGATATTTGCATTTACTACAGCTTCAATTGCTAGTCCAAATATCAATCTTTTTGGACTTTCCAATGATTCTTGTACTTGCCCTCAG AAGTATAGTGGGATGGTGGAGGATTGTTGTTGTGATTATGAGACAGTAGACCGTCTTAACAAAGAAGTGTTGAATCCATCTCTCCAAGAACTTGTGAAAACTCCGTTTTTTCGATATTTTAAG GTTAAATTATGGTGTGACTGCCCTTTTTGGCCTGATGATGGCATGTGCCGCTTGAGAGATTGTAGTGTTTGCGAATGCCCGGAAGGTGAGTTCCCGGAATCATTTAGGAAGCCATTTCGTCCAGGCCTTCCAATAGATAATCTTCAATGTCAAGAAGGAAAGCCTCAGGCTGCTGTTGATCGCACTCTGGATAGCAAAGCATTTAGGGGATGGACTGAAATAGATAATCCCTGGACCTACGATGATGAGACTGACAATG CTGAGATGACATATGTGAATCTTCAACTGAACCCTGAACGATATACTGGCTACACTGGTCCATCAGCTAGAAGGATTTGGGATGCTACTTACTCTGAGAACTGCCCCAAAT ATCCATCTGAAGAGCTGTGTCAAGAAGAAAGAATATTGTACAAATTAATATCTGGTCTTCACTCCTCTATTTCAATCCATATAGCTGCTGATTATCTCCTTGACGAATCTAAGAGCCTG TGGGGACCAAATTTGACGTTGATGTATGATCGGGTTCTGAGATATCCTGATCGTGTTAGAAATTTGTACTTCTCGTTCCTCTTTGTTCTTCGAGCAGTAACAAAG GCTGCTGAGTACTTGGAACAAGCTGAATACACCACTGGTAACCCTACTGAGGACCTTAGGACTCATTCCTTGATCAAAGAGCTGCTTTATAATCCAAAGCTTCAAGCAGCATGCCCGCTTCCATTCGATGAAGCTAAGTTGTGGAAAGGCCAACGCGGACCTGAACTGAAACAGAAAATTCAGCATCAATTCAAGAACATTAG TGCATTGATGGACTGTGTAGGCTGTGAGAAGTGTCGATTGTGGGGCAAGCTTCAGATTCTTGGTATTGGTACAGCGTTGAAAATCCTATTTTCTGATAACGGACGGGATAACTGGGGCCAGACT TTGGAGTTACAACGTAATGAAGTGATTGCCTTGATGAATCTACTCAATCGACTATCGGAATCTGTCAAATTTGTGCATGAGATGGGACCTGTGGCTGAAATGAGCATCGAACAGATTTCTTCACCAACTGCTACGAATAAACTTTGGCAAAGGGTTCAAGCAAGTGTTCAagcatttttatttaaatcatga
- the LOC126682528 gene encoding uncharacterized protein LOC126682528 → MAQHSPPPQQHSPPPPSPPAATSSLAAEQPQPDLSSPPPPPFDPSRMIGIIKRKALIKKLAAVYHAECLAYCQQLLDLQNKFQEPFIDLKAPDESRKEPARPAKRHKKSAR, encoded by the exons ATGGCCCAACACTCACCACCGCCACAACAACACTCCCCTCCTCCTCCTTCACCTCCGGCCGCCACCTCCTCCCTTGCCGCCGAACAACCACAACCCGACCTCTCTTCTCCTCCGCCTCCTCCATTTGATCCCAGTCGAA TGATTGGCATTATTAAAAGGAAAgctttgattaaaaaattagcAGCGGTTTATCATGCTGAGTGCCTTGCTTACTGTCAACAGCTACTCGATTTACAGAACAAATTTCAAGAG CCATTTATTGATCTAAAAGCCCCTGATGAGTCGAGGAAAGAACCAGCGAGACCCGCTAAGCGCCATAAAAAGAGCGCCCGCTAG
- the LOC126682043 gene encoding pentatricopeptide repeat-containing protein At3g12770-like — MLMMLTPIFPFKFSHFPLTQTRIFSAPNSLLSFCQTPNYDLKYWNSLISEASKNGNSKESFYIYKRMRMDKVEPDSITMINLLRSLVDLGSLREAKAIHCATVVLGLCENVFVSTALLSAYSKLAGLTDARKVFDEMPERDCVVWNIMISGYSQNGHPEKSIGLVRDMAKSRVRADMFTVLPVVSSIRQTKSVGLGKEMHAHVIRNGSDFQVSVPNSLIDMYCECGVLSYAQKMFNLLGDKTVVSWSSMIKGYVNHDKSLDALSLFVKMKIDGARVDFITVINVLPACVNIGALEQVKNLHGYSVKLGLNALASLNTALLISYAKCGCIEIARKLFDEEKITKDIISWNSMISAYAKHGASSQCFKLYSEMKQSNLRPDEITFLGLLTACVNSGLVEEGRTLFKEMQKTYACQPSQEHYACMVDLLGRAGHVDESRELVKTMPFKPDAQVWGPLLSACKMNNSETNVAEAAAEKLISIEPGNAGNYVLLSNIYAAAGKWDRVAKMRSLIRDKGLKKTAGCSWLEINGRVHEFRVADRSHQNTTDMLIVLRNLELESKLSRDETESTLINAHLFHYYEALCLIIIMTTIFSLISKQDCQLASKS; from the coding sequence ATGCTAATGATGCTTACACCAATTTTCCCTTTCAAATTCTCACACTTTCCACTTACCCAAACAAGAATTTTCTCTGCCCCCAATTCCCTCCTGAGCTTCTGCCAAACACCgaattatgatttaaaatattgGAATTCTTTGATTTCTGAGGCATCCAAAAATGGAAATTCAAAGGAAagtttttatatttacaaaagAATGAGAATGGACAAAGTTGAACCCGACTCTATTACTATGATTAATTTATTGAGGTCACTAGTCGATTTGGGTTCATTGAGAGAAGCAAAAGCTATTCATTGTGCAACTGTTGTGCTCGGTTTGTGTGAAAATGTGTTTGTTAGTACTGCATTACTGTCAGCGTACTCAAAACTGGCTGGTTTAACGGATGCACGGAAAgtgttcgatgaaatgcctGAGAGAGATTGTGTAGTATGGAATATAATGATATCTGGTTATTCTCAAAATGGGCATCCTGAGAAATCTATTGGGTTAGTCCGGGATATGGCGAAATCTCGGGTTAGAGCGGATATGTTTACTGTGCTGCCTGTTGTTTCTTCAATTCGACAGACGAAAAGTGTTGGATTGGGGAAAGAAATGCATGCTCATGTGATAAGAAATGGTTCTGATTTTCAGGTTTCGGTTCCGAATTCTCTTATTGACATGTATTGTGAATGCGGTGTTTTGAGTTATGCTCAGAAGATGTTTAACTTGCTTGGTGATAAGACTGTAGTTTCGTGGAGCTCGATGATCAAGGGTTATGTAAATCATGATAAGTCTCTTGATGCGTTGTCTCTCTTCGTTAAGATGAAGATTGATGGAGCGAGAGTTGATTTTATTACGGTTATTAATGTTTTGCCTGCTTGTGTAAATATTGGGGCGTTAGAGCAAGTAAAAAACCTTCATGGATACTCGGTTAAACTTGGTCTAAACGCGCTAGCATCTCTTAATACTGCACTGCTTATCAGCTATGCTAAGTGTGGATGCATAGAGATAGCGCGGAAGCTTTTTGATGAGGAGAAAATTACGAAGGACATAATAAGTTGGAATTCGATGATCAGCGCGTATGCAAAGCATGGAGCATCGTCACAGTGTTTCAAGTTATATAGCGAAATGAAGCAATCAAATTTAAGACCGGATGAAATAACATTTCTTGGACTATTGACAGCTTGTGTTAATTCTGGTCTCGTTGAAGAAGGACGGACGTTATTCAAGGAAATGCAGAAAACCTATGCTTGCCAACCCAGCCAGGAACATTACGCGTGCATGGTTGATTTACTAGGGCGCGCTGGCCATGTCGATGAATCAAGGGAACTCGTAAAGACCATGCCGTTCAAACCAGATGCACAGGTGTGGGGTCCTTTATTGAGTGCCTGTAAGATGAATAACTCTGAAACCAATGTAGCGGAGGCTGCAGCTGAGAAGCTGATATCTATAGAACCCGGAAATGCCGGAAACTACGTTTTGCTGTCGAACATATATGCAGCAGCAGGAAAATGGGATAGAGTTGCTAAAATGAGAAGTTTAATCAGAGATAAGGGATTGAAGAAAACTGCTGGCTGTAGTTGGCTTGAAATAAATGGACGTGTTCATGAGTTTCGTGTTGCTGATCGATCGCATCAGAATACGACTGATATGCTTATTGTATTAAGAAATCTGGAGTTAGAATCCAAATTGTCTAGGGATGAAACTGAATCAACTTTAATCAATGCTCATCTTTTCCATTATTATGAAGCTCTTTGTCTTATTATAATCATGACTACAATTTTTTCTCTTATTAGCAAGCAGGATTGCCAGTTAGCATCTAAATCttga
- the LOC126682609 gene encoding glutaredoxin-C9-like isoform X1 — translation MQVAKKSMASSVTLNSEKPASKAMNQQQQQQQLDNPYQIVKHLASSNAVVLFSMSGCCMCTVAKRLLFGLGVGPTIIELDHHSAGPDVQAVLFQIASEGQQPVPAVFIGGKFLGGIETLMACHINGTLVPLLKDAGALWL, via the coding sequence ATGCAGGTAGCTAAGAAATCAATGGCGAGCAGTGTAACCCTAAACAGCGAGAAACCTGCGTCAAAGGCGATGaaccagcagcagcagcagcagcagctaGACAATCCATATCAGATCGTTAAACACTTAGCTTCGAGCAATGCGGTGGTTTTGTTCAGCATGAGTGGCTGCTGCATGTGCACTGTGGCTAAGCGTCTTCTTTTTGGCCTTGGTGTTGGCCCCACCATTATTGAGCTCGACCACCACTCCGCCGGTCCCGACGTTCAGGCCGTCCTCTTCCAGATTGCCTCCGAAGGACAGCAGCCAGTTCCGGCGGTGTTTATTGGCGGAAAGTTTCTTGGTGGAATTGAGACACTCATGGCTTGTCATATTAATGGCACTTTGGTCCCTCTTCTTAAGGATGCTGGTGCTCTTTGGCTTTAA